A stretch of DNA from Paenibacillus sp. FSL W8-0186:
CTTGCTCAGCAGCACCCAGCAGAACATGCGCTCCTTAAAGGTAACGGCCTGCCCTTCGGGAAGGGAGTGGTTCTGCAGCTCAGGCAAGCTCCCAAAAATCGCCGCAAGCGGCGAATTTGGGATCAATTCTTTACAGACGACACTGAAACCCTTCGCCGTATTCCGGCCCGACATTAAGATAATTTTGGAGTTCAACGTGATATTGTATTCCTGCAGGGCCTGATCCGGCAGGCAAAAAGATCCGTCAGGAAGTATCGTACTCCATGCGTAGAAGTACTTCCCGCCTTTGGCGGTTACTGCCATACTTATCATCCCCCGAGAATTAATGATAGCCTGTAGCATCATCATCTCCCAAGGGGATGGAATGGAGATATGACTTTGATCACCATGATCAGGAAATGAGACTAGCGATGCACATCCTCCGAGGCTGGGACAGCCGCCTGCAGTGATGCGTCCTCCTCGTCCCCCTTCCTGCTGTCCAAATACAATTGATACATGCGCACGATAATGATTTTCGCCATCATATATACGGGAATTGCCAGAATCATGCCCAGAATGCCCGCGAAGTCGCCGGCGATCAATAACAGAATAATTGTGGTCAGCGGATGGATGTTGATCGTCTTCCCATAAATATACGGGGAGATCAAATTGCCTTCGATCTGCTGGGAAACTACGACGATCACGATGACCCAAATTACCATCGATGTAGATTCAGTAAATGCCACGATCACACAGGGAATAGCCCCCAGGAACGGACCGAAGTAAGGGATGAAATTGAACAGCGCCCCGACGATGGCCAGCAGCAGCGGATAAGGCAAACCGATCAGCCAAAAGCCGACAAAACCCATGACAGCCAGCAGTACAGCGCTAATCATTCGCCCGGCAATAAAACCTTTGAGCCCGTTATCGATTTCGTGGATAACCTGCTCGCCGTCACGCCGATAACGCTTCGGTAGCATCCGCGTCAAGGTTGGGGTCACCCGGTCATCCTGCTTCAGCATGTAGTATAGAAGGATCGGCGCCGTTCCCACGACGATGAAGAAATCATTCAGAAAAGTGACGACATGGGAGATCGATTTAGTGGCCGCTTCAATCACGGAGTTGATATACTCTGTTAACTTGTTCGATATTTGCGCGTTCTGTTCACTGAACATGGAGAACAGCCGGGATTGCCGGATTTCATTGAACTGGGCTTGCAGCTCGCGAAGCAGCAGCGGCACATTATTCACGAAATCGGTCACCTGCTTCTGCAGCGGAGGCCACACAACGATCAGAAAGACCGTAACCACGCCAGCAAACAGCAAGTAGATGGCCAGAATGGACAGCATCCGGTTCCAGCCTTTCCGTTCCAGAAACTGCACAATCGGCCGGAGCAAATAATACAAAAATCCCGACAGCATAACCGGCACAATTAGAATATTAATTAAAGTAACGAGCGGAATAAAAATAAAGCTAACCTTGGACAATAATAAAATGATCGTCAGAACCATGATGATGCCAAGGCAGATACGGTAAAACGGCTTTTGCAGCAAGCAATCTCCTCCCCTTCGGACAGTGTAAAGTCGCCGCTTGTCGCCTCCTCCTTATTCGGCTGGCAGCGTATCCCATGCCGCATCCAGCAGCCGGTCAAACATTTCGTCATCCTCTTCGATCCTTGCATCGACGAGCAGGAATTGCTCCTCAATCCCGGATTCATCCGCATAATGCAGACTGTAGTCCCAATCGTCCCCCTTCTTGCTGAAGAACGTAATTTCGTAATTGGCTTTATGCGATGCAACTTTAAAAATCGTTTTGCCTATGTAAGTGCCATCCTCCTGCCGTTGCATTTGTGCTTCAACGATGTGCAGCTCCATTCTGACGTCTCTCCTCTGCTCTATTAATTTTGTTGCGAAGAACGGTGTGAATTTTGTTAAAATTGCTCTATAATCGGTATACCTGCGCTAACCTTCGGCCAAGCCAAAGGCTTGCTCAGCTTTATTTATCGTAACATGTTTTGTTTCAATTTCAAGAAGTCTATATTGAGGTGCATACCAAAGTGCTTAAGCGCAAAAAAAAGCAAGATTCACTATCCCCTGCCAAAGTATTAACTTTTGGATTTACCCTTATTATCGTCATCGGCACGTTTCTGCTGTCCCTCGGGCCTGCCTCGGCGAGCGGCCAGAAGCTCGGTCTGGTGGACGCATTTTTTATGGCGACGTCAGCCGTCTGCGTAACCGGGCTGGTTGTGGTCGATCCGGCAACGCAATTTTCGCTATTCGGCGAACTCACGTTAATCATTCTTACCCAAATCGGCGGCTTGGGATTTATGACGATGGGAACCTTAATCGCTCTCGCCTTCAACCGGCGCATTTCCCTGCGCGACCGCCTGGTGCTTCAGGAGGCGATGAAGCAGAACACGCTGGAAGGACTCGTCTCACTGATTCGGCGGGTGGCGATTTACTCCTTTGTCATCGAATCGGCCGGAGCTCTGCTGCTAGCCATAAGATGGTCTTTTGATATGCCTCTGGGTCAGGCGCTCTATTATGGAGTATTTCACAGTATTTCAATTTTTAATAACGCAGGGTTTGACTTGTTCGGAGCGGTACATGGTCCTTATAGCGGACTTTCCGCTTACGTCAGCGATCCCTTTGTCAATATTGTGGTCATCGTCCTGATCGTGCTTGGCGGCATCGGCTTCATCGTACTGGCAGACTTGCTGTCGTTCCGTACAACTCGCAGGCTGTCCTTGCATTCCAAAGTCGTGCTCACCGTATCAGGGATTCTTATCATCGCCGGTTCGCTGCTTATTTTTGTGATGGAGGTATTCAAATCTCCCGCATTTCAGGAGCTGTCGCTGACGGATCAGATTTTTGCAGCGGTATTCCACTCCGTGAGCGCACGTTCCGGCGGAGTGTCGACCCTAAGCGTGTCGGACATGCAGCAATCGACCCAGTTCCTGCTTCTGCTGCTGATGTTCATCGGGGCCGCGCCAGGCTCTACAGGAGGCGGAATCAAAGTAACCGTGTTCGCCATCCTCATCGGCGCAATGTATTCCATGCTGCGGGGCAAAGAAGATATTGTATTCTTTCGCAAACGTCTGTCCAAAGAGTCCATTCTGCGGGCGATCACGCAGACTTGGCTGGCTCTGTTTCTTGTGATCCTTACTGCCATGATCCTATCCGCCGTGGAAGACCGGGCCTTTCTCGCGCTTCTATTTGAGACAACCTCGGCGTTCGCGACCTCCGGTCTGAGCCTGGACGTGACGACGAAGCTGACAGATTTCAGCAAAGTGGTGCTCGGACTCGTGATGTTCCTCGGCCGGATTGGACCGCTGACTCTAGTATACGCTTTGACTCCTAAATCCAAAAAGGAGCTGTTTCGTTATCCAGAAGGCGATTTTATCATCGGATAATGGAATCATGCCTAGAACTGACCCGCTCGCTTGGATACACTTTCCGTTTCGTAGTACAATATAAGGTAGCTAGAATTATCTATGTCACTATGGAGGAGTTACAAATATGACTGATTTCGATCTGAAATTGCAGAAATATGCGGAGCTAGCCGTCAAGATTGGTGTTCAAATCCAGAAAGGGCAGAATCTGATCATTAATGCGACGATTGATTCCGCTGAATTGGTCCGTCTGATCGTGAAGGAGGCTTACAACGAAGGGGCCCGCTTTGTGAAAGTCAATTGGAGCGACGATACGGTTACCCGCCTGCGCTATGATATGGCTGCGGACGATTCTTTCCTCGACGAGCCAAAATGGTATGCCGGAGAAATGCTGGAATACGTAGAGAACAATGCAGCCGTGCTGCATGTCATTTCCTCGGATCCGGATTTGTTGAACGGAGTACCAACGGAGCGTCTGACCAATCACCAGAAAACCTATTCCAAAGCAATGACTAAATATCGCCAGCTCCAAATGGCTAACTTCTTCACCTGGTCAATCGTTGCTGTCCCTTCCAAAGCATGGGCTGCCAAAGTATTTCCGAATCTGCCGGAAGACCAGCAGGTCCCTGCGCTATGGGAAGCGATCTTCCGCACCGTACGCGTAGACCAGCCTGATCCGGTCGCAGCTTGGAAGGAGCATATCGCGAACTTGAGCCAGAAAGCGGATTACCTTAATCGCAAGAAGTTCCAGAAGCTGCATTATGTCGCTCCAGGAACGGATTTGACGATCGAGCTTCCGGCTGACCACTTATGGGTAGCTGCAGAGAGCGATAACGATAAAGGCGTCAGCTTCTTGGCGAATTTGCCTACCGAGGAAGTCTTCACCGCCCCGCTGAAAACCGGTGTCAACGGCACGGTATCCAGCACGAAACCGCTGAGCTACAGCGGCAATATCATCGATAAGTTCTCCTTAACCTTCGAGAATGGCAAAATCGTCGGCTATAAGGCCGAGCAAGGTGAAGCGACCCTGAAGCAGCTTGTAGAGATGGATGAGGGCGCAAGCTACCTCGGTGAGGTAGCTTTGGTACCGCACGGGTCGCCAATTTCCCAATCCGGCCTCCTGTTCTACAATACCTTGTTCGACGAGAATGCCTCTAACCATTTGGCCATCGGCGCAGGGTATGCCTTTACGCTGAACGGCGGCACGACCATGTCGCAGGAGCAGCTGCAGGAAGCTGGCCTGAACCAAAGCCTGGTTCATGTAGACTTCATGATCGGCTCCGGGGAAATGGACATTTACGGCATTTCAGCAGACGGCGAACAGGAGCAAATTTTCGCCAAAGGCAATTGGGCGATCTAATCTTTCGCCATTTGAAGGGAAAAAGAGCCAAGCCGGCGCATCTTTGCGCTTGCTTGGCTCTTCGCTTCTTGGGCACTGATTCGCTTATCAATCGAGAATCATTGCAACCAATACGGAAATGACAATAACGGAAGCGGCGTACATCACCGTAAGCCCTACGATATTTTTCGTCGTCCGCTTATCATAATTGGGGTTGCCTGTCCGGTTCTGTTTAGATGCCCCCACCCATAGCGTCCCTATTCCTGCGATTATGACCAGAGCGATAATAACAACATACATCCAGCTCACGATTGGTTACCTCCTCTGCAGCATCCTGCATTGATTATGACAAATGTCTCAGGCTTCGGCAATACGTTTTGCACGAAATCGTTCGATAAAGATAGCCGAAATGCTAAGAATCAAGAGCAGGGCGACGAACGCGGACAGCAGCCAGGCGGATGTATCCGCTCCGACGACGTCCATGCTTTTGCCCATAGCGAGCGGCAGAGCCGCCCCTCCTGTCCCCCCTGCAGCGATAAGGATGCTAGGCGTAGACTCCTCGGCCCCAGGCAGCAGCTTGCTGGCGAATACAAGGGCGATCGAGAACAGCCCCGACATGAACAGTCCGAACAGCAAAATAAGAACGAACATTACTGATAACTGCCCAGTAATGGCAAACAGCGATATGAGCACCAGGCTAGCAGCACAGCTCCACAGCACATAACGGCCGTAGGAAATGCGCTCTGCAATGACCCCGCAGAATACGCGGCCTACCGTCATGGCCATCCAGAACAAGGTAACACTGAGGGCAGCAGTCGATTTGTCGGTCCCCAGCTTCTCTATTAGCAAGGATGGCAGAAAGTTAACAAAGCTCATTTCCGTACCGACGTAAAGGAAGAAGAAGATCGTAAAGACGGCAAGCAGCAGCCCCCGTACTCCCTGGTACTGTGCTAACAGTGCCCCCTTCTTCTCCCGTTTGGCTTCCTTCGCATTCAGCAAATCGTTTAATTCTCCAAAGTCACTCTTCGTCCAGGCCAGCAGCATCAGCAAAGCCGACAAAGCGATAAAAAGGAAGGAAAAACGCCACATTTCCGTCCGGATCAGCCAGCCAGCGATCAGCGGCATGACCAAGGCTCCGACCCCGAAAAATACCTCGAGCTTACTCATCGCAACGGCCGTGCCTTCTTTTACCGCTACGATAATCAGCGTGCCGATAACGGCTTCGATCATGCCAAATCCGAATCCGGCAACCGTCCCGACCACATACATCCATTCCCACGGAAGCAGCATCGTGTAGCAAACTTCGGCGATGCAAAGCATCCCTGTCGCGATGATCAGCCCTGTTCTTTTACCAAAATTGGATATAAGCAGCGGTGAAACAAGCACCCCTACCAGAAAACCGGCAAACTGCGCAAAAATCAGGCTTCCGCCGGCCGTGTACTCCTTGCCGTAATGCTCAAGCAGGTTAGGCATAATCGACCCGACGACGACGTGCGCTAGACCGATTAGCAAATACGCCCAACAACCCATCCAAATTAAGCGTTTCATGTTTAATGCTAAGCTCCTCTCCCGATGCACCTATTTAATATGTATGACATCCAACTACTCTATTGTAGATTAAAGTAACAGGCGCGTCACCACCCTGCTGATGAACAACTGAAAGATTCACAATTCAGTGTAAGTTTTCATGTAGAGGGAAAAGATTCCTCTTCCGCCAGAAATCATGTAGAATGCTTATAGATGAATATGAAAAACCGTTAGGGGAACCGGAGAGGAGAAAATCATGTCGGAACGCCTGAAATGGTTGCTCGTCGCTGATTTTTACGACTTAGCCGAGAGCGTTCAGGAAGAAATTTATTATGCTTTCTACGATCTTGTCTATGGATCAGTTTATTATATGATCAAAGATCATCAAACCAGCGAAGATATTATACAGGAAGCTTTCCTTAAAGTCGTTGCGAGCAAGCCTGCCTTCGACAGTGAAGTCGGGATGAAATCCTGGCTGAAAGTCGTTACGCGGAATACGGCCATCAATTTTTTAAGAAAAAGCAAAAAGTACCGTAACCATTTGGATGCGGATAGTGTTTATATAGAAATAGATCCATTCATCAACCCCACCGGCTCCGTTGAGCAAATCGTGGAAACGAAACTAATGGAAGAAGCCATCATCGATTACTTACATAAACTTAAGCCGGAATACCGCTTACTGATGGAATACCGTTGGAAACTGGGGCTGAGCTATAAAGAAATCGCCGAAAGGCTCCATATTAGCGAAGATGTTGTTAGACAGCGATTGCACCGTACGCGAGAAGGAATCAAAAAAATGCTGTATAAAGAGTGGGGTGACCATATTG
This window harbors:
- a CDS encoding AI-2E family transporter, yielding MLQKPFYRICLGIIMVLTIILLLSKVSFIFIPLVTLINILIVPVMLSGFLYYLLRPIVQFLERKGWNRMLSILAIYLLFAGVVTVFLIVVWPPLQKQVTDFVNNVPLLLRELQAQFNEIRQSRLFSMFSEQNAQISNKLTEYINSVIEAATKSISHVVTFLNDFFIVVGTAPILLYYMLKQDDRVTPTLTRMLPKRYRRDGEQVIHEIDNGLKGFIAGRMISAVLLAVMGFVGFWLIGLPYPLLLAIVGALFNFIPYFGPFLGAIPCVIVAFTESTSMVIWVIVIVVVSQQIEGNLISPYIYGKTINIHPLTTIILLLIAGDFAGILGMILAIPVYMMAKIIIVRMYQLYLDSRKGDEEDASLQAAVPASEDVHR
- a CDS encoding potassium transporter TrkG — encoded protein: MLKRKKKQDSLSPAKVLTFGFTLIIVIGTFLLSLGPASASGQKLGLVDAFFMATSAVCVTGLVVVDPATQFSLFGELTLIILTQIGGLGFMTMGTLIALAFNRRISLRDRLVLQEAMKQNTLEGLVSLIRRVAIYSFVIESAGALLLAIRWSFDMPLGQALYYGVFHSISIFNNAGFDLFGAVHGPYSGLSAYVSDPFVNIVVIVLIVLGGIGFIVLADLLSFRTTRRLSLHSKVVLTVSGILIIAGSLLIFVMEVFKSPAFQELSLTDQIFAAVFHSVSARSGGVSTLSVSDMQQSTQFLLLLLMFIGAAPGSTGGGIKVTVFAILIGAMYSMLRGKEDIVFFRKRLSKESILRAITQTWLALFLVILTAMILSAVEDRAFLALLFETTSAFATSGLSLDVTTKLTDFSKVVLGLVMFLGRIGPLTLVYALTPKSKKELFRYPEGDFIIG
- a CDS encoding aminopeptidase, yielding MTDFDLKLQKYAELAVKIGVQIQKGQNLIINATIDSAELVRLIVKEAYNEGARFVKVNWSDDTVTRLRYDMAADDSFLDEPKWYAGEMLEYVENNAAVLHVISSDPDLLNGVPTERLTNHQKTYSKAMTKYRQLQMANFFTWSIVAVPSKAWAAKVFPNLPEDQQVPALWEAIFRTVRVDQPDPVAAWKEHIANLSQKADYLNRKKFQKLHYVAPGTDLTIELPADHLWVAAESDNDKGVSFLANLPTEEVFTAPLKTGVNGTVSSTKPLSYSGNIIDKFSLTFENGKIVGYKAEQGEATLKQLVEMDEGASYLGEVALVPHGSPISQSGLLFYNTLFDENASNHLAIGAGYAFTLNGGTTMSQEQLQEAGLNQSLVHVDFMIGSGEMDIYGISADGEQEQIFAKGNWAI
- a CDS encoding MFS transporter; amino-acid sequence: MKRLIWMGCWAYLLIGLAHVVVGSIMPNLLEHYGKEYTAGGSLIFAQFAGFLVGVLVSPLLISNFGKRTGLIIATGMLCIAEVCYTMLLPWEWMYVVGTVAGFGFGMIEAVIGTLIIVAVKEGTAVAMSKLEVFFGVGALVMPLIAGWLIRTEMWRFSFLFIALSALLMLLAWTKSDFGELNDLLNAKEAKREKKGALLAQYQGVRGLLLAVFTIFFFLYVGTEMSFVNFLPSLLIEKLGTDKSTAALSVTLFWMAMTVGRVFCGVIAERISYGRYVLWSCAASLVLISLFAITGQLSVMFVLILLFGLFMSGLFSIALVFASKLLPGAEESTPSILIAAGGTGGAALPLAMGKSMDVVGADTSAWLLSAFVALLLILSISAIFIERFRAKRIAEA
- a CDS encoding sigma-70 family RNA polymerase sigma factor; amino-acid sequence: MSERLKWLLVADFYDLAESVQEEIYYAFYDLVYGSVYYMIKDHQTSEDIIQEAFLKVVASKPAFDSEVGMKSWLKVVTRNTAINFLRKSKKYRNHLDADSVYIEIDPFINPTGSVEQIVETKLMEEAIIDYLHKLKPEYRLLMEYRWKLGLSYKEIAERLHISEDVVRQRLHRTREGIKKMLYKEWGDHIETKQSPRSRISRGV